The Hordeum vulgare subsp. vulgare chromosome 7H, MorexV3_pseudomolecules_assembly, whole genome shotgun sequence DNA window TCATCACTGCCAAGAATCTCAGCACTAGGGTTATTATCTTCAATCAGATTGTTTTGTTCAGCACGGTCCACATTGCCAGTGGCTTCCACAGGTGCAGAAAGCACTTCATCCACTATGTCATGACTAGTGTCTCCGTTACTCTGCCCACCTGACATATTTTGCTCAACTGGAAGAGCAGTCATGTCGGGATCATCAGGTGAAGATTGCTCCCTCATACTTGCAACTTTCTGGTTAGCTGACATACCGCACATGCTATTTTCAGTTTGCTGGTGGCTTAGTAATGGGCACTCCATGTTAGACACAACATCCTTGGCATGTTCTGGTCGTTGACAGTTCCCTGCAGGATGCTGTGAGCAGGACACATCCTCCAGTTCTGCAACACACTGGACATCTGGAGACTGGTACTCCGGGTTGGACACAACATCCTGGATATTTGCTGATTGCTGGCTGTTCCTTGACGGATGCTGTGAGTTAGACACAGCCTCTTGAACATCTGGAATTTGACTTTTTTCTGCAGGTGCATGCTCCTCATGGAATTCACCCTCTCTGATATTTGAATGTTGCTGATTGTCTGCGGGCTGGTCTTGTTGCTCAGGAGTATTATCTTCTGCAGGTGCATCAGTTGAACGGGCAGGAGATTGATCAGTCATTGCCACAGAATTCCTCTGCTCTGCATTGATCGATCTGTGGCCAGGAAAGTTCAATGAAAGTGCACGGCCAACAAAATTCACGCAACACAAGCTGCTTGATGTGACCTCTTCTAGCCAATTTGCTACAGGTTCTTGAACAAAGACTCCAGCTAAAACTGCAAAGGAGATCCAAATTACGACGAAAATAACCACCACGTAGAATGATGTTGCTACCTCTCTACAACATCCTGCAGCATACGCAATAATTAGGCACAATAGGTCCACTACCACACATACAATCACTGCTTTGGTCCTCATTCCATGTCCACCCAGTTTTGGGCTAAGAAGCAGTATGATTATGACCAAAGATGCCACGAAGGAAGTTGAATTGGAAGTGATGAATATTTTATAACGAAGAAGGTAGTTACTCCGGAGAACAGAAGTAGCCGGATGATGCTTGTAAGGAGGAAAGGCCAAATGCACCTTATTAGAACCATGGTCATTTTCAGCCCAAAAGCCGCCCGGTGGATTCAATCCTGCTTGGtatgtgacagtagcagcaaaagTTACAAGTGTCAAAATGAACTTGCGAGCCTCTTCAACGCCTTTCCCTAAAGGGGTGCTCTCTTGCGTGCCAAGGGAACCCCGTTGGTTTAGAACTCTATTTATCAttctctgcagttcctgtttccatTCTATTGGAACAAACCTTGTGGATACTAGGGTATGGATTCCAACATATATCACAactgcaaagactagaacccagaTGTAAATGGATGACTTGACTGCCCTGCAACTTCCGGCAGCATAAGCCCCCAGCAGGCTGAATAGGTCTAGTGTCATGGTTAATTGCATTGAATGGAGCCACATCCTTTGATTTGTCACAGTCTTACTGAGAAGCAAGATGATTAAGACAAGAGATGCAGCGAAGGCTGCTGCATTGCAGTAAAAGAACACCTCATATCGTTCAGAAAAGCCATCATGCATGACAGGGTCACCAGCATCATGACCATCCTTGTTTAGTGTCCACGATCCCCCTGGTGGTGTTAATCCAGCATTGTATGTCACACCAACTGCTAGGACTCCAAGAAGTACCAAATACTTACGATGTCCCCACAAGAACTCAAAATCATCATTGATCCTGGGGCTGGATTCATGGCCAGGGGAATTTCCGCTGGACACAACATTGCTGGGACATTGCATCGTGTTGTCTTCCCTTAAATCATTCCCTTGTCCCTGGTTAGCCGTGGTGTTGATGTTGGTCGGACCGATGGGGACCACGAACTGCCCGCTGTCTGCCATGTGGTTGCTCTCTGACTGAAATCGCAAGTCTCAGGTTTTCAGTTGCTCCCTATTTCTCCATCTGGAGCATCGGGTAAGAGTTTCTTGGATGGAGAAGATATCTGAAggattcaaaaataattcaaggaTGGTTCTgaacaagaaaaaacaaagaaagtTGCTAGGAAGATGGACTTGGTGAAGTCTGTGTCCCAAACGAAAACAACACAAAAGAGAGGACGTTAAAGGCTAACTTGCCTGCTAGACCCCACAATATGAATcatttcttcaaacagtaaccacCATACGAATTATTAGATCATGCTCACAGACTTCTCCAGAAAAAAAGGTAGTTAATGATGTACTAAGTTGGCCCCAATCAACTATTAGAGTCCACACTGGGCTGGTGTGAAAAGACAAAAGAAGATTATCAGCTTATTAAAATCTTTAAAGGATAAACCCCATTGTATATACTGTAACTAGATGAATTTCCTGTGTGGTTTGCATGACTACGTATTACAATAAGTACATATGTTCGTGTTTGAGCATAGAGTGCTATTGGTCATACAATTTTAAAGTTTACTGTTGGAAACTCATTGTGTTTCTCATTCAACAATATAACACCATATACATGATTGAACTTTACTGTTATAATCCGACCCCACCAAAATAAGTGATCTAGATATTTCCCTCTGTTTTTCTTCCAACTGCTATTACCACCAAACACACATAAGACAAGTATTAATACTTTTTGGTGGAGACACTAACAGATTCTACAGGGTAAGTAGTAAAATTAATTGCATTCAATTTTAAGTTACACGCATCTAAGCCTAACAACCGAACACACAAAGAGAAAGTAAAAGATTATACCTGGCATGGAAATCATTGAGATGCTAAGTCACACGGGAAGGCTGCCCTCATTACACATAAATGGCTGCAAGTGAGCTTGTATCCAGAGCGATAACCAAAATAGCGGTCCAGATATTTCCCTTTGTTTTCTTTCAATACCTAGATCTGATTGCTatcacacaaaaaagaaacatataAGTAAGTGTTTGTTCGTTGATGAACTAGCAGCTGCTTGTTTTTAGATAATGCCAGGTTATATTTGGTAACTAGTAAGACTAACTGCAAGTAGAGAGGTTTAATAGCCGATGAAAATAATCAGTGGGAGGCCCAACATcatagtgagtgtgtgtgtgtgggggggggggggggcaacatcTAGAATGTATGAGCAACATAGCTTTAACACATCcattcaaaaaaattgaagaacACACTACAATTTGTATAATTTAATGTGGATATCATCATAAGTTGAACAAATAGTCACAAGACAAGATTTACAAATTTTAAAACTAGTTTTAAGTATATGAGATaaattattttgcattttaccgAGGGGGTGCCATGGCACCCATGGAAGTATAGAACCCCCCGCTAGATCCGCCCCTGGAAACACTGCATCCATGTCTAAGAATCGAGCATAGGAAGAGAAACCAAGAACCATACCTGGAACGGGAAAGCAAGGCAATGCTCGTTACATAGACATAGTGACACAGAACGGCTGTCCTCATCAGCTATCATACATCAGCTCCTAGCCGTGGTTGCAGGTTTGAGCTTGTATCCATGTGAACCATACCTGGATCAGGGTAACCAATAAGATTAACTGCGAGTGGAGAGGTGGAAGACTGTTGTATGGAAGCTATGTATCCATGTGGAAGAACCGAGTCGAGGAAGAGAGAGTAAGAACCATACCTGAAATGGGGAAGCTTCGCAATGGTCAGTTGCTCACACGGAATGGCTGCCCCGTTAGCCCAGCTGAGGTTGCGGCTTTGAGCTTGTATCCAGAGCGACGGCTGCTGCTCAGACTAGTGAGGGACACCTTGTGTGCTCCTGAGTTCTTCCAGCGTCAATAATGGTGTGAAGCGTGGTGTGGACAGTGAACAAAAGGATGGGGGGAGACCGGTGAAGTCAGTTAAACAAAGGGGGAAAAAAACCAAGGTAAGACCCCACAGCAATGTACTATCATGCTATCATATGATGAAACGGTCGGCATCCAGATTAAGGGAATGTATTCATATATGATCTCCTCAGGCTCAGGGGAAGGACCACATTGGACCAACTTTGGAGTTAGAAAACAACCTAGTACACCAGAAACAGCGAACAAGGCAGCACGCACCTCAACCGTTAAATAATCCGGCATGCTGCCGAGTGATTTGGTTTGGAGCACCACATAGATAAGCAAGAGCTAGCCACTTGGCCAGTAGAATACCTGGTACCGTACTAGGAGGCCGTGAAATGGAATCCGTTGACTGGTACACGACCACCACCGCACACCGTGGGTTCACACCTCACGCCGGCGATCGGAAGCCACCGTGACTCCACCAAGGCCACCTCCGACCTCCCTGGCGCCTCGAGCGCCGCCGTCTTTTGACGTTTTCGCTCCGCGTGCAACCGCCGTTCCGTGGAGCGGCCAGCGTCGCTCGTGCCTTGGCTCTTCTCCGGCCGGCGATTAACTGCCGTGCCGTAGTTAGGTAAGCAGCACTGGACACTGGTGCACTCACTAGTAGGGTCGGCTCCTCTGCCGGCGCCCCGCAGGCCGCCGAGGCATTTGTTCGAACACCAGACGGGCACTGCTAGGGGGGAGCAGAGCCGGGCGGGCCAGCCGCAGCAAGGGCCTAGATCCTCGCTCGGCGGAGCAGCAGCAGCGTGCATTGATCCCGTCCTGTCCGACTGACCGTCGAGGGCCCCCGTCGACGTCGACAGGGGCGTTCCCATCCCCTCCCCCCGGCCATCCATCTCCGACCTCCTGGACTGGTCATTTGTGGCGGTACTAGCTGACATCACCAGAAAATAGGGAATGACGTCACGAAAACAGCTTTTCATACGCTGAggggtctccttcttcttgaggCGCGCTTCCTCCTCGCTTGTACGCAGGACGGCCGCTGGCGCGTTCTGGTACGCGGCCTCCGCTTTTTGGTCTTCTTCTCGCACgacgaggggcggcggcggtccAGCCACCACATCGCGGATGCCACGccggcgctgctcctcgtgcttCCACGCAAACTAGGCCTCCCATTCAGAAGAGTCTGCAGCGTACATGGGGTTGCGTCGCTGCTTTGTTGTTAGTTGTTGCCGTTGGTGCctcacctcctccgcatgcaCCCGCGCCGACCGCGGCACCACTC harbors:
- the LOC123412230 gene encoding uncharacterized protein LOC123412230 isoform X1, which gives rise to MADSGQFVVPIGPTNINTTANQGQGNDLREDNTMQCPSNVVSSGNSPGHESSPRINDDFEFLWGHRKYLVLLGVLAVGVTYNAGLTPPGGSWTLNKDGHDAGDPVMHDGFSERYEVFFYCNAAAFAASLVLIILLLSKTVTNQRMWLHSMQLTMTLDLFSLLGAYAAGSCRAVKSSIYIWVLVFAVVIYVGIHTLVSTRFVPIEWKQELQRMINRVLNQRGSLGTQESTPLGKGVEEARKFILTLVTFAATVTYQAGLNPPGGFWAENDHGSNKVHLAFPPYKHHPATSVLRSNYLLRYKIFITSNSTSFVASLVIIILLLSPKLGGHGMRTKAVIVCVVVDLLCLIIAYAAGCCREVATSFYVVVIFVVIWISFAVLAGVFVQEPVANWLEEVTSSSLCCVNFVGRALSLNFPGHRSINAEQRNSVAMTDQSPARSTDAPAEDNTPEQQDQPADNQQHSNIREGEFHEEHAPAEKSQIPDVQEAVSNSQHPSRNSQQSANIQDVVSNPEYQSPDVQCVAELEDVSCSQHPAGNCQRPEHAKDVVSNMECPLLSHQQTENSMCGMSANQKVASMREQSSPDDPDMTALPVEQNMSGGQSNGDTSHDIVDEVLSAPVEATGNVDRAEQNNLIEDNNPSAEILGSDDHPTHSENGHTDSNHGLPIQNADNIQTEKHLNKTRTCMLLLAILAASLAYQSGLNPPGGFWSRSKDHHSAADRILEDTHHRRFIAFFYLNAIAFVASIVMVTLLLNKMVSDKFTKRRALPITMIVVLLSLTGAFALGNCREAKKTIFISVLVCSVLTYVLIHVLIAVHMIPPGWRRQVADMLEHSVSPFCSVPRQSGHSQTGADTSGKELERRRNLLLTIAIVAVTVTYQAGMNPPGGVWSDDKYATGTPGNPILQDTHPKRYDVFYYSNSVSFVSSVVVTILLVNKESCEYGIKSYALRVLLVAGLLGLLIAYVAGSCRNIKQSIYLSIIAMGVLVSLLIQVLLSSMHDTLGKPLAKCLGFLHDLLFHAESGQVNTPVSPEASVDSSHEASVDVRSEASVDARPEASVAEEKKVRKRHKYLMLLAILAASIAYQAGLNPPGGFWFDDEGHVPGNPVLHDINHRRYKIFFCFNSFAFMASIVVIMLPLSKSIRNKAVLLGVLHLIMILDMLALMTAFAAGSSRKLRTSVYVYALVGGVVVILLLLIIVSSAITKYRKAREGSGITPPRRSEPVSGANTPTRSEV
- the LOC123412230 gene encoding uncharacterized protein LOC123412230 isoform X2, with product MADSGQFVVPIGPTNINTTANQGQGNDLREDNTMQCPSNVVSSGNSPGHESSPRINDDFEFLWGHRKYLVLLGVLAVGVTYNAGLTPPGGSWTLNKDGHDAGDPVMHDGFSERYEVFFYCNAAAFAASLVLIILLLSKTVTNQRMWLHSMQLTMTLDLFSLLGAYAAGSCRAVKSSIYIWVLVFAVVIYVGIHTLVSTRFVPIEWKQELQRMINRVLNQRGSLGTQESTPLGKGVEEARKFILTLVTFAATVTYQAGLNPPGGFWAENDHGSNKVHLAFPPYKHHPATSVLRSNYLLRYKIFITSNSTSFVASLVIIILLLSPKLGGHGMRTKAVIVCVVVDLLCLIIAYAAGCCREVATSFYVVVIFVVIWISFAVLAGVFVQEPVANWLEEVTSSSLCCVNFVGRALSLNFPGHRSINAEQRNSVAMTDQSPARSTDAPAEDNTPEQQDQPADNQQHSNIREGEFHEEHAPAEKSQIPDVQEAVSNSQHPSRNSQQSANIQDVVSNPEYQSPDVQCVAELEDVSCSQHPAGNCQRPEHAKDVVSNMECPLLSHQQTENSMCGMSANQKVASMREQSSPDDPDMTALPVEQNMSGGQSNGDTSHDIVDEVLSAPVEATGNVDRAEQNNLIEDNNPSAEILGSDDHPTHSENGHTDSNHGLPIQNADNIQTEKHLNKTRTCMLLLAILAASLAYQSGLNPPGGFWSRSKDHHSAADRILEDTHHRRFIAFFYLNAIAFVASIVMVTLLLNKMVSDKFTKRRALPITMIVVLLSLTGAFALGNCREAKKTIFISVLVCSVLTYVLIHVLIAVHMIPPGWRRQVADMLEHSVSPFCSVPRQSGHSQTGADTSGKELERRRNLLLTIAIVAVTVTYQAGMNPPGGVWSDDKYATGTPGNPILQDTHPKRYDVFYYSNSVSFVSSVVVTILLVNKESCEYGIKSYALRVLLVAGLLGLLIAYVAGSCRNIKQSIYLSIIAMGVLVSLLIQVLLSSMHDTLGKPLAKCLGFLHDLLFHAESGQVNTPVSPEASVDSSHEASVDVRSEASVDARPEASVAEEKKVRKRHKYLMLLAILAASIAYQAGLNPPGGFWFDDEGHVPAFAAGSSRKLRTSVYVYALVGGVVVILLLLIIVSSAITKYRKAREGSGITPPRRSEPVSGANTPTRSEV